GATGGCAAAGATGTTTAATTGCTACTGATGTCGAGGATGTTTAAATTTTATAATGCTTCATCACAAAATAATTGATTTGAGGTGTGATTCATTTTAGCGATAATAAAAGTGGTATAACATGGACATAATATATAGGGGATACTAATTTTTCCTAGCAAATATAAGGTTGGAGTAACATTTATTCAAATTCATTATAGTGAAGCAAAGTGGTGTTGTTAGGAGTTGACACTTAAACAAATTTATTTTGTAATTGATACAAAATTGAGGTTACAATTTTTTTAAAAGATCTTCAAATAAAATACAGGGGATGTAAGTATAATATTGGTTTCACCATTATTATAAAGTGAGCCATTTGCATACGCCAGCATCCGATATCTTGGCGTGTAAGTCAAGTTAAAAAAAACTCCAAGTGTTAGCCCTAAAATCGAAGGCTTCACAACAAGAATTATATTAACAAACTAGTTATAGATATATACAAAAGGTACATAATTAAATTTCATGAATCTCAAACGTTAATCTACCCTACTATAACGTCATATCAGCATTACGCATGTACCACACCCAAAACACTTAATCTATACCCCTTTGTAACAAACATTTCTCTCTTGATTTTTAGGGCTTGTGTTTTAGGAGAACCTTTAGTAATGGTAAAAGGTGTAATTTTCCTTCTTCTTTTTTGTCGAATCTACAAATCTATTTGTATAAGATACAAAATAAAAACAGCAAAATCTCCCATGTTTCCAAGAGGCTGCTTAGCATCTCCATCATGATGCTATCTATATCAAGATCCCTTTTTCATATCAAAACATATTTGATCATGAACCCATAGAAATGGCTAGTGGCATCTCACTTTCATGTGAATCGACAGTAGAATTGCTGGAGGTTGACATTCTTTTCTTCGATTGGTTCCCTTCAACTTGACCTTGTGGGTGAGCTATCGCCTCAGGATCATCATCATGAGCCTCTAAAGATTGCTCAGGAGGATCAATATCACGTGCATTGGACTCTCCGGTCGCATTGTTGTTATTACCACCTGATCCAATGACCATCCTAAACCCAAAAGTGCGGGAGACAATGCGGTATGCAAAGGTTAGGATCCAAAAAGACCAAGGGAGACAAACAAAGAAAATGCCGAGGTAAGAGAGCCAAACTGGAGGATAAGGGAGGATTGTGTATGCAATCAGACAACCACCTCCGACAGCTATTGATAGGAAAAGAAATAAGGTAATGAGAAAGATGAATACTCGCCCCGCCCCTGGATCTGGCACAGGCATTGTTCTTTTAAGGAAAATATTGATCTTAAATTTGAAGAAGGATCAAGATCCTACTATAATCATCCTCCATTTTAAAAGTTGCTCCTTCTTCTTCTTCTTTCAAGTTTTTTTTTTACAAATGAGGTTGATGGGTTGAAGAGGATAGCTTGAAACAAGAATCAATCCCACACACACAAAGAAAAATAGCGATGAGGAGAAAGAAAACACAAGAGGATATTTGTGTGTTGCTTTAATTTGTTTTATTTGTGTGTGACTTATAATTTGACAAGAATAGCCATTAGTCATTTTTTTCTACATATGCCATTCCATAGGAGAGGGACGTCCGTAGATAAAGGACCTATAACATTGATCAAGATCATTTTCAAGATTTTTGCAATCTTAATTAATTCGAGAGATGATGATATGTACTCATCATGTATACGAGTAAACTCATATTATACCAAGATAAAATGCGAGGAAACTTATTTTACTGTCTTTACCATAAAAAAAATTAGACTATTCCAGTTCTGGGGATTTGTTTTCTATATTGTTAATATACTATTAATAGGACGTGGCAAAGAATATGGTTCTTGCAAGCCCTTCTACATGTTTAGAATTCAAATAAACCAAGAGTTAAAAATGAGTATGATCCAATTTTAAGGATTTGTATGTTTATGATATTAGTTTTTACAAGTTTATGATATTAAGTTTATCAGTAATTATACGATAGTATTTTTGTTATTAACGTTTACAGATGGAATTCAAGGAATTTAATTGCATTTTCTGCTTGATTTAAAAGGAAGTTTGAAAGAAGTCTTGTTCTATTCTCAAGTCTCGGCCACAGTTAGAGAATAGAAATTCAATTTTCAATATCTATCTTATTAAAATAGAAGTACTTTAAGCTTTTGTTTGACAATATAGATAGCAGTTTAAAAAAATATTACTCTTTGGAAACATGGATAACAATAAGTTAGGAAAAAAAAGTTATGGGCTTATGCTATTAAAAAACTTGAAAGTCCATTACATTATACTAAAAAGTAATGGGTTTATGTTACTTGACATACATATTCAAATCAAAATAATAATTTAAAATTGATTTATATCAAAAATTCATTCAAAAATATACATATATTCAAAATTTGATTTTTACTATAATATTTTCCAATAACTGTTATAAAAATGTTTTCAATATATATAAGAAATATACAATGCAAAGCCCAATTTCAAACACCAACTTAAATTATGCTTTTTATATTTCACTTTGAAATTTAAAAATATAATATATGTGATTATTTATATGATTGTATGTATAAAATATTATTAATTATAAAAAAACTTATTTGATGGTACATATAAAATACGATTAATTATATGATAACACATATTTTTATAACCTATGATGACACATATAAGATATATAATAGTGATTAGGGGTGGGCGTTCATGTTGGTTTTCGAGTCTGTTTGGTATTTCGTGTTCGTTTCAGATTTTTGAGGATTCGGTTCGGATTTGGATAACACATTTAAATTGGTTTGGTTTGAATATTTGGATAGAGAATTAATAATTATTTAAGTATTTTTGGAGTTTTGAGTATATTTTAACTATTTTAGATATTTACATTTGATTATTTGTATATATTTTAAAGTATTTAACGAACTTAAAAGTTTCATATATATTCTGGATGTTTTTATATATATTAAATCTAAAAATTATTAATATATATATAAGTATATAAATGTATTTTGGATACCTAAAATACTTCGGATTGGATTAGGTTTCAGTTCTTCAAATACCAAAATTTTGAATAATTCGGATATTTAATCAATTTCGGTTCGGCTTTGGTACTACTTATTCGGATTGGGATCAGTTCGATTCTTCGAATTCAAGTTTTTTTTCTACCCTAAATGGTGACATAAAAAACAAATAGCATCATATTTTTTTAAAAAAATACATCCGCGTGTGATGTGTGAGTCAAAATCTAGTTCCTTTTAAAGTTAAATAGTTTTCCTTATAATCTTGTCTTCTTTTGGCAAACCTAGTTTACAAATATTTGATTTGACTTGTATATGATTAAGATAAGAATGTAATCAAATTTATGTTTGAATACCCTAAGTGACTTAAGAACACATTATTGACTTGACTACTGACTAATGACTAATGACTACAACAAGAGCTAGCTAATTAAGCAGTGATGACAAGTGACACGTGGCGCATTCTCTATCAATGGCCGTCAAAGGAATAAACAAATGCGGGTCCCATTTAATATATCCATTATCCAGAATTACTGGCTCTATGTCCGCCAGCAAACTAATCAAATATGTAAATGACCATATGACCCCTCCTCTAGAGCCACAAAGCGGTGGCTAGTTCCGTAATTTCAAAGGACTCCAATTTCCT
The DNA window shown above is from Brassica oleracea var. oleracea cultivar TO1000 chromosome C3, BOL, whole genome shotgun sequence and carries:
- the LOC106334102 gene encoding uncharacterized protein LOC106334102, producing the protein MPVPDPGAGRVFIFLITLFLFLSIAVGGGCLIAYTILPYPPVWLSYLGIFFVCLPWSFWILTFAYRIVSRTFGFRMVIGSGGNNNNATGESNARDIDPPEQSLEAHDDDPEAIAHPQGQVEGNQSKKRMSTSSNSTVDSHESEMPLAISMGS